In the genome of Halobacterium noricense, one region contains:
- a CDS encoding 4a-hydroxytetrahydrobiopterin dehydratase yields MAELLSDDQVEERLPEGWERDGDEIVRIYEFDDYLKGVAFASEVGELAEEQFHHPEIRIRYEEVEVRFTSHEAGGITTQDIELAELCNDLR; encoded by the coding sequence ATGGCAGAACTCCTCTCCGACGACCAAGTCGAGGAACGGCTCCCCGAGGGCTGGGAGCGCGACGGCGACGAAATCGTGCGCATCTACGAGTTCGACGACTACCTGAAGGGCGTGGCGTTCGCCTCCGAGGTCGGCGAACTCGCCGAGGAGCAGTTCCACCACCCCGAGATTCGGATTCGCTACGAGGAGGTCGAGGTGCGGTTCACGAGCCACGAGGCGGGCGGCATCACGACGCAGGACATCGAGCTCGCGGAGCTCTGCAACGACCTCCGGTAG
- a CDS encoding Fic family protein, giving the protein MPTRHLPDSAPGEYKFYGKHPNYIPNKLPPDIGIPRTGDFQDTLQDTVYQLGRLEGIGEETDTSPVIYTTMVRREAVESVLIEGADIDIEEMFRPAEIDGDRTTTKDVQEALNYEKAIRKGAAEVADTGAITLELLKDLHAILLDGVRDNADHSGTFREKPMHIPAPTPEEEPFYPPTHEQVPELMENLTGYLATGGTYRDLVDLGIVHYQFETIHPFGDGNGRLGRLLVTLQLIKDGYLVEPYLYPSAYFNEHKLEYVRKMRAVSEEGAWVPWLEFFLDGIRQQAADAVERTEKLRDLRRTYEREYGHEKTATDRLAMRLFRKPYVTANDVADLLQVTDQTARNAIRELEANGVLEETTGKQRYREYKAVDIFEIISQSL; this is encoded by the coding sequence ATGCCGACACGCCACCTCCCGGACTCCGCCCCCGGCGAGTACAAATTCTACGGGAAACACCCCAACTACATCCCAAACAAGCTCCCGCCCGACATCGGCATCCCGCGGACGGGGGACTTTCAGGATACGCTTCAAGATACAGTGTATCAACTCGGACGCCTCGAAGGGATCGGCGAGGAGACGGATACGAGCCCCGTCATCTATACGACGATGGTTCGTCGGGAAGCAGTCGAGTCCGTTCTCATCGAGGGCGCAGACATCGACATCGAGGAGATGTTTCGTCCGGCAGAGATCGATGGTGACCGAACTACGACTAAAGATGTTCAGGAAGCCCTGAACTACGAGAAAGCGATTCGAAAGGGCGCTGCAGAAGTGGCTGATACGGGCGCAATCACGCTCGAACTGCTGAAAGATCTCCACGCAATTCTACTCGACGGGGTCCGTGACAACGCTGACCACTCGGGAACGTTCCGAGAGAAACCCATGCATATCCCTGCACCCACCCCCGAAGAGGAGCCATTCTATCCGCCAACCCACGAGCAGGTGCCCGAGTTGATGGAGAACCTCACGGGATACCTCGCGACGGGTGGTACGTACCGAGACCTCGTCGACCTCGGCATCGTCCACTATCAGTTCGAAACGATTCATCCATTCGGGGACGGAAACGGTCGCCTCGGTCGTCTCCTCGTCACACTACAACTCATCAAGGACGGATATCTCGTCGAACCGTATCTCTATCCGAGTGCGTACTTCAACGAACACAAACTGGAGTACGTTCGGAAGATGCGCGCAGTTAGCGAGGAAGGCGCATGGGTTCCGTGGTTGGAATTCTTCCTCGATGGAATTCGTCAACAGGCTGCTGACGCCGTCGAACGTACCGAGAAGCTTCGTGACCTTCGGCGAACCTACGAACGTGAGTATGGACACGAAAAAACTGCTACCGACCGACTCGCCATGCGTCTATTCCGGAAACCGTACGTGACCGCCAACGATGTCGCTGACCTCCTGCAAGTGACCGACCAGACGGCACGGAATGCGATTCGAGAACTCGAAGCGAACGGAGTGCTCGAAGAAACGACCGGGAAACAGCGCTACCGCGAGTACAAAGCTGTGGACATCTTCGAGATTATCAGCCAGTCACTGTAA
- the hemA gene encoding glutamyl-tRNA reductase, with amino-acid sequence MNGNTGVVSGVRVSHESASLSELEAASADSEADALDALLVEPAVEEAFVIQTCHRSEAYVVADEPRDGRRALAVAGFDPAAEGAVAMGHEESLRHLLRVAAGLESLVVGEDQILGQVRDAYDTAQDAGAIGHVLRQAVTKAIHVGERARTETAINEGVTSLGSAAVRLVEDEVDVDGTTALVVGAGEMGALAAKAFASSGVDRVVVANRTTARADRVAEAVDADTDTTSLDDAAEYAEAADVVVTATSSPDHVLDEAELADAGETVVVDLAQPRDVAPAASALDAVSVHDLDDLHAVRESTREQREDAAREVEAMLEAEFQRLLAQYKRKRADEVIARMYESADRLQAREVSTAVSKLEAAEGEVSEEEREVLESMADALVSQLLAAPTKSLRDAAEEDDWSTIATALELFDPDFEDGMPFDAPAGEATPAESED; translated from the coding sequence GTGAACGGAAACACAGGTGTCGTCTCAGGCGTGCGCGTCTCCCACGAGTCGGCCTCCCTCTCGGAGTTGGAGGCCGCGAGTGCGGACAGCGAAGCGGACGCCCTCGACGCGCTGCTCGTCGAGCCCGCCGTCGAGGAAGCGTTCGTGATTCAGACGTGCCACCGCTCGGAAGCGTACGTCGTCGCGGACGAACCGCGGGACGGCCGCCGCGCGCTCGCCGTCGCCGGCTTCGACCCGGCCGCCGAGGGCGCGGTCGCGATGGGGCACGAGGAGAGTCTGCGTCACCTCCTCCGGGTCGCCGCCGGCCTCGAATCCCTCGTGGTGGGCGAGGACCAGATTCTCGGGCAGGTGCGCGACGCATACGACACCGCTCAGGACGCCGGTGCAATCGGGCACGTGCTCCGGCAGGCGGTGACGAAGGCCATCCACGTCGGCGAGCGTGCGCGCACCGAGACCGCAATCAACGAGGGCGTCACGTCGCTGGGGAGCGCGGCCGTCCGCCTCGTCGAGGACGAGGTGGACGTCGACGGCACGACTGCGCTCGTCGTCGGGGCCGGCGAGATGGGCGCGCTCGCGGCGAAGGCGTTCGCGAGTTCGGGCGTCGACCGCGTCGTCGTCGCCAACCGGACGACCGCCCGCGCGGACCGCGTCGCCGAAGCGGTCGACGCCGACACCGACACCACGTCGCTGGACGACGCTGCCGAGTACGCCGAGGCTGCGGACGTCGTCGTCACCGCGACCAGCAGCCCCGACCACGTGCTCGACGAAGCCGAACTCGCCGACGCCGGCGAGACAGTGGTCGTGGACCTCGCGCAGCCGCGGGACGTCGCGCCGGCCGCGTCTGCTCTCGACGCGGTGTCCGTCCACGACCTCGACGACCTCCACGCGGTCAGGGAGTCCACGCGCGAGCAGCGCGAGGACGCCGCCCGCGAGGTCGAGGCGATGCTGGAAGCGGAGTTCCAGCGCCTGCTCGCCCAGTACAAGCGCAAGCGCGCCGACGAGGTCATCGCGCGCATGTACGAGAGCGCCGACCGCCTGCAGGCCCGCGAAGTTTCGACGGCGGTCTCGAAACTGGAGGCCGCGGAGGGCGAGGTCTCCGAGGAGGAACGCGAAGTCCTCGAATCGATGGCGGACGCGCTGGTCAGCCAACTCCTGGCGGCACCGACGAAGAGCCTGCGAGACGCCGCCGAGGAGGACGACTGGTCGACCATTGCGACCGCGCTGGAGCTGTTCGACCCGGACTTCGAGGACGGGATGCCGTTCGACGCGCCCGCCGGCGAGGCGACGCCCGCCGAGTCCGAGGACTGA
- a CDS encoding precorrin-2 dehydrogenase/sirohydrochlorin ferrochelatase family protein, protein MIPLFHDFADETVLVVGGGPVGARKARKFAREADVLVLSPDFADADFGDAERVQTMPAPEDAADWVARTNPALVVAATDDGDVNDAFVAAARDAGALVNRADESGGRDADSVVVPATVRDDPVAVAVATGGASPALSKYLREQLENELAGAGAIAELTADLRTELQAADVDPETRRNAVRAVVRSGPVWKALRTGGTNARQTADDVVADVVGNSEWST, encoded by the coding sequence GTGATTCCGCTGTTCCACGACTTCGCGGACGAGACCGTGCTCGTCGTCGGCGGCGGCCCGGTCGGCGCGCGGAAGGCCCGGAAGTTCGCCCGCGAGGCGGACGTGCTCGTGTTGAGTCCCGACTTCGCGGACGCGGACTTCGGTGACGCCGAGCGCGTGCAGACCATGCCGGCACCCGAAGACGCCGCCGACTGGGTGGCGCGAACGAACCCGGCGCTCGTGGTGGCGGCGACCGACGACGGCGACGTGAACGACGCGTTCGTGGCCGCGGCGCGGGACGCCGGCGCGCTCGTGAACCGCGCGGACGAATCCGGCGGCAGGGACGCCGACAGCGTCGTCGTCCCCGCGACGGTTCGTGACGACCCGGTAGCGGTCGCCGTCGCGACGGGCGGCGCGAGCCCCGCGCTCTCGAAGTACCTCCGCGAGCAACTGGAGAACGAACTCGCCGGCGCGGGCGCGATAGCCGAGTTGACGGCTGACCTCCGAACGGAGTTGCAAGCCGCAGACGTCGACCCCGAAACCCGCCGGAACGCGGTCCGGGCGGTGGTTCGGTCGGGGCCGGTTTGGAAGGCTTTACGTACTGGTGGGACAAACGCCCGGCAAACAGCCGACGACGTCGTCGCCGACGTCGTGGGAAACTCAGAGTGGTCCACGTGA
- the ahbB gene encoding siroheme decarboxylase subunit beta: protein MDIADLDDRDRAVLNAFQGGFPVVHRPFEPAAHALRSRGVDVDPAGLLDRVRRLDDEDVLTRFGALINAEEIGGNASLVAMHAPEADFEEIAEAVNSYREVAHNYEREHPHLNMWFVVSVADDERVADVLADIEEETGQPTYNLPKQQEFRVEAKFLVDGPISDGDVDLSHLGPTPDPTDRDTLTPAERDLVLEVQDGLPIAETPYQAVAEEIGQETDWVVETLRRFNEEGKVRRVGVIPNHYSLGYTENGMTVWDVPDDLVEEVGPAVASLDFVTHCYERPRHDGVWEYNFFAMTHGRSEDESQQRIEQVRDVIADYWDVGDDDWDTLFSTRILKKTGIRLAERADANTA, encoded by the coding sequence ATGGATATCGCGGACCTCGACGACCGGGACCGCGCGGTACTGAACGCGTTTCAGGGGGGGTTCCCGGTCGTGCACCGGCCCTTCGAGCCGGCGGCGCACGCGCTCCGGTCGCGGGGCGTGGACGTCGACCCGGCGGGCCTGCTCGACCGCGTCCGCCGCCTCGACGACGAGGACGTGCTGACGCGGTTCGGCGCGCTCATCAACGCCGAGGAAATCGGCGGGAACGCGTCGCTGGTCGCGATGCACGCACCCGAGGCCGACTTCGAGGAGATTGCAGAGGCGGTCAACAGCTACCGGGAGGTCGCGCACAACTACGAGCGCGAACACCCACACCTGAACATGTGGTTCGTCGTGTCGGTCGCCGACGACGAGCGCGTCGCGGACGTGTTGGCGGATATCGAGGAGGAGACCGGCCAGCCGACGTACAACCTCCCGAAGCAACAGGAGTTCCGCGTGGAGGCGAAGTTCCTCGTGGACGGCCCGATTTCGGACGGCGACGTGGACCTCTCGCACCTCGGGCCGACGCCGGACCCGACCGACCGCGACACGCTCACGCCGGCGGAACGCGACCTCGTGCTGGAAGTCCAGGACGGCCTCCCGATCGCGGAGACGCCGTACCAGGCTGTCGCCGAAGAAATCGGCCAGGAGACCGACTGGGTCGTGGAGACGCTGCGGCGGTTCAACGAGGAGGGGAAGGTCCGGCGCGTCGGCGTCATCCCGAACCACTACTCGCTTGGGTACACGGAGAACGGGATGACCGTCTGGGACGTGCCCGACGACCTCGTCGAGGAGGTCGGGCCCGCCGTGGCGAGTCTGGACTTCGTGACGCACTGCTACGAGCGCCCGCGCCACGACGGCGTCTGGGAGTACAACTTCTTCGCGATGACTCACGGGCGTAGCGAGGACGAGAGCCAGCAGCGCATCGAGCAAGTCCGGGACGTGATTGCCGACTACTGGGACGTCGGCGACGACGACTGGGACACGCTGTTCTCGACGCGCATCCTGAAGAAGACGGGCATCCGGCTCGCCGAGCGCGCGGACGCGAACACTGCATGA
- a CDS encoding DUF5778 family protein, whose protein sequence is MSETVNEDLYRETVELLQPGDIELAGAIVHTTYDSSAESLLHQLTLDAGSAVAEHADVGDTYVYSGNDSDEFGVNQHQGLTLDGDDFVWECQQLLREGTFDLVLYWEATGEHDAVIDDIRALDGVERVVGITEDGFDS, encoded by the coding sequence ATGAGCGAGACGGTCAACGAGGACCTCTACCGGGAGACGGTCGAACTCCTGCAGCCCGGCGACATCGAGCTCGCGGGCGCGATCGTCCACACCACCTACGACTCCAGCGCGGAGAGCCTGCTCCACCAGCTCACCCTCGACGCCGGTAGCGCGGTCGCCGAGCACGCCGACGTCGGCGACACGTACGTCTATTCGGGCAACGACAGCGACGAGTTCGGTGTGAACCAACATCAGGGGCTCACCCTCGACGGCGACGACTTCGTCTGGGAGTGCCAGCAGCTGCTCCGCGAGGGCACGTTCGACCTCGTGCTGTACTGGGAAGCGACCGGCGAGCACGACGCCGTCATCGACGACATTCGCGCCCTCGACGGCGTCGAACGCGTGGTCGGCATCACCGAGGACGGCTTCGACAGCTAA
- the uppS gene encoding polyprenyl diphosphate synthase, translated as MRDWLRSVLNAGYERVLRHEVDGAPAHVAVIQDGNRRYARERGKDATEGHSEGAETTENVLDWCAELGVEELTLYAFSTENFDRPDEERQHLFDLLTEKFREFADADRVHDQGVRIRAIGETDMLPERVRDAIEYADRRTAGYDDFTLNIAVAYGGRAELLGAARGVAEAVADGDLDPGDVDVAEIEDRLETSPVRDVDLIVRTGGDERTSNFLPWHANGSEAAAFFCTPYWPEFSKTDFLRAVRTYESREASWRRTRAERALALVRALGSEVGEARRILDRLRDQLPDPPEDVEADGQSAD; from the coding sequence ATGCGAGACTGGCTCCGTTCGGTCCTGAACGCCGGCTACGAGCGCGTCCTCCGCCACGAGGTCGACGGCGCGCCCGCGCACGTCGCCGTCATCCAGGACGGCAATCGGCGCTACGCCCGCGAACGGGGCAAGGACGCCACCGAGGGCCACAGCGAGGGCGCCGAGACCACCGAGAACGTCCTCGACTGGTGCGCCGAACTCGGTGTCGAGGAACTCACGCTGTACGCGTTCTCCACGGAGAACTTCGACCGCCCTGACGAAGAACGCCAACACCTCTTCGACCTCCTGACGGAGAAATTCCGGGAGTTCGCGGACGCCGACCGCGTCCACGACCAGGGCGTCCGGATTCGCGCCATCGGCGAGACCGACATGCTCCCCGAGCGCGTGCGGGACGCCATCGAGTACGCCGACCGCCGCACTGCGGGCTACGACGACTTCACGCTGAACATCGCGGTCGCGTACGGCGGCCGCGCGGAACTGCTGGGCGCCGCACGCGGCGTCGCCGAGGCGGTCGCCGACGGCGACCTCGACCCCGGGGACGTGGACGTCGCGGAAATCGAGGACCGTCTAGAGACGAGTCCGGTCCGCGACGTCGACCTTATCGTGCGCACGGGCGGCGACGAGCGCACGTCGAACTTCCTCCCGTGGCACGCCAACGGCAGCGAGGCCGCCGCGTTCTTCTGCACGCCGTACTGGCCGGAGTTCTCGAAGACGGACTTCCTGCGCGCCGTCCGCACGTACGAATCTCGGGAGGCGTCGTGGCGGCGGACGCGAGCCGAGCGCGCACTCGCGCTCGTTCGCGCGCTCGGCAGCGAAGTCGGGGAAGCGCGACGCATCCTCGACCGCCTCCGCGACCAGCTCCCCGACCCGCCCGAGGACGTCGAGGCGGACGGGCAGTCCGCGGACTGA
- a CDS encoding undecaprenyl diphosphate synthase family protein — protein MGLYDRYLALRVRRHDADAPDHVALVITERDLLEAGAYDTLADFFGWAFDYGADRVTVYVSVLDEAAVPTLERELARVSAPREVAARGPDDDQRADAPIQVSVGHGGKQEFATAVRNVAEAVDSGEMDPEDVDEDVVESELVFPEEPDLVIKTGAERLSDFMIWQSVYSELYFTDVNWRDFRKRDYLRAVLDYENRQRRFGR, from the coding sequence GTGGGCCTCTACGACCGCTACCTCGCGCTCCGCGTGCGTCGCCACGACGCCGACGCGCCCGACCACGTCGCGCTCGTCATCACGGAGCGCGACCTCCTCGAAGCCGGCGCGTACGACACGCTTGCGGACTTCTTCGGGTGGGCGTTCGACTACGGTGCCGACCGCGTCACCGTCTACGTGAGCGTCCTCGACGAGGCCGCCGTCCCGACGCTCGAACGCGAACTCGCGCGCGTCTCCGCCCCCCGAGAAGTCGCCGCTCGCGGGCCGGACGACGACCAGCGCGCGGACGCCCCGATTCAGGTGAGCGTCGGCCACGGCGGCAAACAGGAGTTCGCGACCGCCGTCCGGAACGTCGCGGAAGCCGTCGACAGCGGCGAGATGGACCCCGAGGACGTCGACGAGGACGTCGTCGAGTCCGAACTCGTCTTTCCCGAGGAGCCCGACCTCGTCATCAAGACCGGCGCCGAGCGCCTCTCCGATTTCATGATTTGGCAGTCCGTCTACTCGGAACTCTACTTCACGGACGTCAACTGGCGGGACTTCCGCAAGCGCGACTACCTGCGCGCGGTGCTGGACTACGAGAACCGGCAGCGGCGGTTCGGTCGCTAG
- a CDS encoding DUF92 domain-containing protein, with protein sequence MNWSLRRAAAFALVASLSLLAPLLGRAAAAPFVLVAAAAAVVPEGWLFEVFSTPRDRREGRLWTLVGFSLAAAGLGLLVPLFEVPVGVFVASVLVVGYGDLGRRLVLAARESRAISMVGFVVLGALAALAGQGVVAALAGQPVVTPTHVFLAASGALAAGILRSVFIGRDDPVVLVTVALLLWLFAVLAPFADVSAATAWERVVVALVVTSAFGYVSYALDATSVAGMLTGVLLGLLAVVLGDYGWFVVLIAFFAIGSLTTKFRYDQKLERGVAEDNEGARGTGNVLGNSAAALVALLLYAAHAHVPLSDLAYQFAYAGAVATALADTLSSEVGGLFDTPRLVTTFERVEPGTDGAVTWQGELAGLAGAGLIAAICVAVFGFGLVGAGVVVTAGFVGMTADSVAGAVIEGDVVGNQGVNFLATLSGGIAGGALALLVGLA encoded by the coding sequence GTGAACTGGAGTCTCCGGCGCGCCGCGGCGTTCGCGCTCGTGGCGTCGCTCTCGCTGCTCGCGCCGTTGCTCGGCCGGGCAGCGGCCGCCCCGTTCGTGCTCGTCGCCGCGGCAGCCGCCGTCGTCCCCGAGGGCTGGCTATTCGAGGTGTTCTCGACGCCGCGCGACCGCCGCGAGGGACGGCTGTGGACGCTCGTCGGCTTCTCGCTCGCAGCCGCCGGTCTCGGCCTGCTCGTGCCGCTGTTCGAGGTGCCGGTGGGCGTGTTCGTCGCGAGCGTGCTCGTCGTCGGCTACGGCGACCTCGGGCGACGGCTCGTACTCGCTGCCCGGGAGAGCCGCGCGATCTCGATGGTCGGCTTCGTCGTGCTGGGCGCGCTCGCTGCGCTGGCCGGACAGGGCGTCGTCGCGGCGCTCGCCGGCCAGCCGGTCGTCACCCCGACGCACGTGTTCCTCGCGGCGAGCGGCGCGCTCGCCGCCGGGATTCTGCGGTCGGTGTTTATCGGCCGTGACGACCCGGTCGTGCTCGTGACGGTCGCGCTCCTCCTGTGGCTGTTCGCCGTACTCGCACCGTTCGCCGACGTCTCGGCGGCGACCGCGTGGGAGCGCGTCGTCGTCGCGCTCGTCGTCACCTCCGCGTTCGGCTACGTCTCCTACGCGCTGGACGCGACGTCGGTCGCCGGGATGCTGACGGGCGTGCTCCTCGGCCTGTTGGCGGTCGTGCTCGGCGACTACGGCTGGTTCGTGGTGCTCATCGCGTTCTTCGCCATCGGCAGCCTCACGACGAAGTTCCGCTACGACCAGAAGCTCGAACGCGGCGTCGCCGAGGACAACGAGGGTGCTCGCGGCACCGGGAACGTGCTCGGAAACTCCGCGGCCGCGCTAGTCGCGCTCCTGTTGTACGCCGCGCACGCCCACGTGCCGCTGTCGGACCTCGCGTACCAGTTCGCCTACGCGGGTGCCGTCGCCACCGCGCTGGCGGACACGCTCTCCAGCGAGGTCGGCGGGCTCTTCGATACGCCGCGGCTCGTGACGACGTTCGAACGCGTCGAACCCGGGACCGACGGCGCGGTGACGTGGCAGGGCGAACTCGCGGGGCTCGCAGGCGCGGGCCTCATCGCCGCCATCTGCGTCGCCGTCTTCGGGTTCGGGCTCGTCGGCGCTGGCGTCGTCGTCACCGCAGGGTTCGTCGGGATGACTGCGGACAGCGTCGCCGGCGCGGTCATCGAGGGCGACGTCGTGGGGAACCAGGGTGTGAACTTCCTCGCGACGCTCTCCGGTGGCATCGCTGGCGGCGCCCTCGCGCTGCTGGTCGGTCTCGCCTAA
- the dnaG gene encoding DNA primase DnaG produces MEDTAKYLIHADFVADGVVERTDVVGAAFGQTEGLLGDDLDIRDLQDSAKLGRIDVSVDSEGGQSFGTITIASSLDRVETATLAAALEAVERIGPCRAQVEVERIEDVRAAKRREIVDRAKELLASAFDEGAIDSEDILREVRESVRVEDVTEYEGLPAGPHVATSDAVLVVEGRADVVNLLQYGIKNAIAVEGTNVPDAVADLTRERTATAFLDADRGGDLILRELRQVADLDYVARPPDGESVEDLSREAVDVALREKTPADSATLVSAPEGDADESEETQQDEPTVANATPNDDVVGGTPAAAVESVTPDEATAATDGSATPAPASASSTASTVQTEPESAAEPPEPVSKTVGDHVDEVVGSGTVRLLDDDLDVLVEADADEAMETLDAATTVPRVVVLDGPVTQRLLDVAAQRGVAKLVGTSAGEFVKQPAGVRVHTADDY; encoded by the coding sequence ATGGAGGACACCGCGAAGTACCTCATCCACGCGGACTTCGTCGCCGACGGGGTCGTCGAGCGCACCGACGTAGTCGGTGCCGCCTTCGGGCAGACCGAGGGCCTGCTGGGCGACGACCTCGACATCCGTGACCTGCAGGACTCCGCGAAACTCGGCCGCATCGACGTCTCCGTCGACAGCGAGGGCGGCCAGTCCTTCGGTACCATCACCATCGCGTCGAGTCTCGACCGCGTCGAGACGGCGACGCTCGCGGCGGCCCTGGAGGCCGTCGAGCGCATCGGTCCGTGTCGCGCGCAGGTCGAAGTCGAGCGCATCGAGGACGTGCGCGCCGCCAAGCGCCGGGAAATCGTCGACCGTGCGAAGGAGCTCCTCGCGTCGGCGTTCGACGAGGGCGCTATCGACTCCGAGGACATTCTCCGCGAGGTCCGCGAGAGCGTCCGCGTCGAGGACGTCACCGAGTACGAGGGCCTGCCCGCGGGCCCACACGTCGCCACCAGCGACGCCGTCCTCGTCGTGGAGGGCCGCGCTGACGTCGTTAACCTCCTCCAGTACGGCATCAAGAACGCCATCGCCGTGGAGGGGACGAATGTCCCCGACGCCGTCGCCGACCTCACGCGCGAGCGCACCGCGACCGCGTTCCTCGACGCCGACCGCGGCGGCGACCTCATCCTCCGGGAACTCCGGCAGGTCGCCGACCTCGACTACGTCGCGCGGCCGCCCGACGGGGAATCCGTCGAAGACCTCTCTCGGGAAGCCGTCGACGTCGCGCTCCGCGAGAAGACCCCCGCTGACTCCGCGACGCTGGTGAGCGCCCCCGAGGGCGATGCGGACGAGTCCGAGGAGACGCAACAGGACGAGCCCACAGTCGCGAACGCGACGCCCAACGACGACGTCGTCGGCGGAACACCGGCGGCCGCCGTCGAATCCGTCACGCCCGACGAGGCGACCGCGGCAACCGACGGCAGCGCGACGCCCGCGCCCGCCTCGGCCTCGTCGACGGCGAGCACGGTGCAGACCGAACCCGAGTCCGCCGCGGAGCCACCCGAACCCGTCTCGAAGACCGTCGGCGACCACGTCGACGAGGTCGTCGGCTCCGGGACCGTCCGGTTGCTGGATGACGACCTCGACGTCCTCGTGGAAGCCGACGCCGACGAGGCGATGGAGACGCTCGATGCCGCGACGACCGTCCCGCGGGTCGTCGTGCTCGACGGCCCCGTCACGCAGCGGCTCCTCGACGTCGCCGCCCAGCGCGGCGTCGCGAAGCTCGTCGGCACCAGCGCTGGCGAGTTCGTCAAACAGCCCGCCGGCGTGCGCGTCCACACCGCCGACGACTACTGA
- a CDS encoding DUF3311 domain-containing protein, whose translation MPARSALGWGTVFVVLVALAIPWFLWNDASMVAGLPVWVWWHVGWMVVTAAAFAAFARRDWGTFAGVAK comes from the coding sequence ATGCCCGCACGTTCGGCACTCGGTTGGGGAACCGTCTTCGTCGTCCTCGTCGCACTCGCCATTCCGTGGTTCCTGTGGAACGACGCCTCGATGGTCGCCGGGCTGCCCGTCTGGGTGTGGTGGCACGTCGGCTGGATGGTCGTCACCGCGGCGGCGTTCGCCGCGTTCGCGCGCCGCGACTGGGGGACGTTCGCGGGGGTGGCGAAATGA